In Phacochoerus africanus isolate WHEZ1 chromosome 1, ROS_Pafr_v1, whole genome shotgun sequence, the following are encoded in one genomic region:
- the TMIE gene encoding transmembrane inner ear expressed protein, which translates to MAGQWRGTGRLWALGGAALEVCFAGVAGQLVEPSTAPPKPKPPPLTKETVVFWDMRLWHVVGIFSLFVLSIIITLCCIFNCRVPRTRKEIEARYLQRKAAKMYTDKLETVPPLNELTEIPGEDKKKKKKDSVDTVAIKVEEDEKKEAKKKKGEK; encoded by the exons ATGGCGGGGCAGTGGCGAGGCACCGGGAGGCTCTGGGCGCTGGGCGGCGCCGCGCTGGAGGTTTGCTTCGCTGGGGTCGCCGGGCAGTTGGTGGAG CCCAGCACGGCACCACCCAAGCCCAAGCCACCCCCACTGACCAAGGAGACGGTGGTGTTCTGGGACATGCGCCTGTGGCACGTGGTGGGCATCTTCTCGCTCTTCGTGTTGTCTATCA TTATCACTCTTTGCTGTATCTTCAACTGCCGCGTGCCACGGACCCGGAAGGAGATTGAGGCCCGGTACCTGCAGCGCAAAGCAGCCAAGATGTACACAGACAAACTGGAGACTGTGCCACCTCTCAATGAGCTCACAGAAATCCCCGGAG aggataagaaaaagaagaagaaggacagTGTGGATACAGTGGCCATTAAGGTAGAGGAGGATGAGAAAAAGGAGGCCAAGAAGAAGAAAGGCGAGAAATAA